From a single Rhodospirillales bacterium genomic region:
- a CDS encoding 1-acyl-sn-glycerol-3-phosphate acyltransferase yields MIAIRSLVFNVYFFALTAFGLFTYWVLLPFPRAVFQEAVRLWQRLVFGALAGICGLRWEVRGLERIPKGAAVFACKHQSAWDTMAFYALVADPAYVLKKELMRIPFWGWYATKTRQVVVDRRAGLRALKEVAAAAKERLAEGRQVVIFPQGTRVPPGAHRPYQPGVFAIYDATDAPVFPVALNSGLFWGRRSFRKYPGVITIEILEPMPRGMDRKPFTAELERRIEEASARLAAEARERFPALRNRAT; encoded by the coding sequence GTGATCGCGATCCGGTCGCTCGTGTTCAACGTCTACTTCTTCGCGCTGACGGCGTTCGGACTTTTCACTTATTGGGTGTTGTTGCCGTTTCCGCGCGCCGTGTTTCAGGAGGCGGTGCGCCTGTGGCAGCGGCTGGTGTTCGGCGCGCTCGCGGGAATCTGCGGGTTGCGCTGGGAAGTGCGCGGGCTGGAACGCATTCCGAAGGGCGCCGCCGTGTTCGCCTGCAAGCACCAGTCGGCGTGGGACACCATGGCGTTCTATGCGTTGGTCGCCGATCCGGCCTACGTGCTGAAGAAGGAACTGATGCGGATTCCGTTCTGGGGCTGGTACGCGACCAAGACGCGCCAGGTGGTGGTCGACCGTCGCGCCGGCCTGCGCGCGCTCAAGGAGGTCGCGGCCGCGGCCAAGGAGCGCCTCGCCGAAGGCCGCCAAGTGGTGATTTTCCCGCAAGGGACACGTGTTCCGCCCGGCGCGCACCGTCCCTATCAGCCGGGCGTGTTCGCGATTTACGACGCGACCGACGCGCCGGTGTTCCCGGTCGCGCTCAACTCGGGGTTGTTCTGGGGACGGCGGAGTTTCCGGAAATATCCTGGCGTCATCACCATCGAGATCCTGGAACCGATGCCGCGAGGCATGGACCGCAAGCCCTTCACCGCCGAGCTTGAGCGGCGCATCGAGGAAGCCTCCGCCCGCCTCGCGGCCGAGGCGCGGGAACGTTTTCCGGCGCTTCGGAACCGCGCAACCTGA
- a CDS encoding YdcF family protein — MRIGRAARVGGVVGFALALAWIAGLARFAALIPDRLDDDGGATDAVVVLTGGSGRLDAGLDLLVRGRAGKLFVSGVYRGLDVQRLLLASRRDRAGIEGRVAIGDAVNTAANARETAAWTRAEGVRSLRLVTSAYHMPRSLLEFRRALPEATVIPHPVFSENVKPDWWAWPGTLGLVAGEYHKYLFAWTRYRLRDAARALGGGPRGGRP; from the coding sequence ATGCGGATCGGGCGCGCGGCCCGCGTCGGCGGCGTGGTCGGGTTCGCCCTCGCGCTTGCCTGGATCGCGGGACTCGCGCGCTTCGCCGCCCTGATTCCCGACCGGCTCGACGACGATGGCGGCGCCACCGACGCGGTGGTGGTGCTGACCGGCGGCAGCGGGCGGCTGGACGCCGGGCTCGATCTGCTGGTGCGGGGCCGCGCCGGCAAGCTGTTCGTGTCCGGTGTCTATCGCGGCCTCGACGTGCAGCGGTTGCTGCTGGCGTCGCGCCGCGACCGGGCCGGAATCGAGGGGCGGGTGGCGATCGGCGATGCCGTCAACACCGCGGCCAACGCGCGCGAGACGGCGGCGTGGACCCGGGCCGAAGGCGTCCGCTCGCTCCGGCTCGTCACTTCGGCCTACCATATGCCGCGCAGCCTGCTCGAATTCCGCCGCGCGCTGCCCGAGGCGACCGTGATCCCGCACCCGGTGTTTTCGGAAAACGTCAAGCCGGATTGGTGGGCATGGCCCGGCACGCTCGGGCTGGTCGCCGGGGAGTACCATAAGTACCTGTTCGCCTGGACGCGCTACCGGCTGCGCGACGCCGCGCGGGCGCTGGGCGGCGGCCCGCGGGGAGGGCGACCGTGA